A genomic segment from Nodosilinea sp. PGN35 encodes:
- a CDS encoding M23 family metallopeptidase: MAESLLKPAVTSLAAETEAPADPVVVVPAPEAAPPAASTPVVPEAIAADESVPAGYNSVFIDPTDYSLGATQAPVAQPSGSPNVVFAERSSGCQITVAAGQTSPSAACAATAPASQGAQAAAADQGEIRVGPLAVSSQGVRLGSTTIVSREALNEKLRPLNVLRRGNEEYVFPLSIPASISSLFGWRMHPVHQSWRFHSGTDLAAPMGTPVLATRAGRVSVSDFLGGYGLTVILRHDDGNLESRYAHLSQLAVAAGEWVEQGEVIGLVGSTGTSTGPHLHFELRQLTGEGWVAVDPIEVLEYGVANLLQIIDNPLLALGQGAAKAAETEADLPTDYPFRPAQPNAS; encoded by the coding sequence ATGGCTGAGAGCTTGTTGAAGCCAGCGGTGACGTCCCTGGCCGCCGAGACTGAAGCTCCCGCCGACCCGGTGGTCGTCGTGCCTGCTCCCGAAGCCGCACCGCCCGCCGCTTCCACCCCGGTGGTGCCCGAAGCAATTGCCGCCGATGAGTCGGTGCCCGCTGGCTACAACAGCGTTTTTATTGACCCCACCGACTACAGTCTGGGGGCCACCCAGGCCCCGGTGGCTCAGCCCAGCGGCTCCCCCAACGTGGTCTTTGCAGAACGTTCTAGCGGCTGTCAGATCACCGTTGCCGCTGGCCAGACCAGCCCCAGTGCGGCCTGTGCCGCCACCGCCCCAGCCTCCCAGGGGGCACAGGCCGCCGCTGCTGACCAGGGCGAGATTCGCGTCGGCCCCCTAGCCGTCAGCTCCCAAGGGGTGCGCCTCGGCAGTACCACCATCGTCAGCCGTGAAGCGCTCAACGAAAAGCTGCGCCCCCTCAATGTTCTGCGGCGCGGCAACGAAGAGTACGTGTTTCCGCTGTCGATACCCGCCTCGATTTCGTCGCTGTTTGGCTGGCGTATGCACCCGGTGCACCAGAGCTGGCGATTCCATTCGGGCACCGATCTGGCGGCCCCCATGGGCACCCCGGTGCTGGCCACCCGAGCCGGGCGCGTCTCAGTGTCAGACTTTTTGGGCGGCTACGGCCTGACGGTCATTCTGCGCCACGACGACGGCAACCTGGAGTCGCGCTACGCCCACCTGTCTCAGCTGGCTGTGGCGGCTGGGGAATGGGTGGAGCAGGGCGAGGTGATTGGTCTGGTGGGCAGCACCGGTACCTCCACCGGCCCGCACCTGCACTTTGAGCTGCGTCAGCTGACTGGCGAGGGCTGGGTCGCCGTAGACCCCATTGAGGTACTGGAGTACGGAGTCGCCAACCTGCTACAGATCATCGACAACCCCCTGCTGGCCCTGGGCCAGGGGGCGGCCAAAGCCGCAGAGACCGAAGCGGATCTACCTACCGATTACCCCTTCCGTCCGGCTCAGCCCAATGCCAGCTAG
- a CDS encoding biotin--[acetyl-CoA-carboxylase] ligase: protein MPAYQALRPRFHLHWVEQIDSTNRALAAMMAAGAPAGTVLGADMQQAGRGQWGRQWQSPPGGLYLSLGLKPDLPACRSPYLTLASAWGVATSLANLDLPVQVKWPNDLVAGGKKLGGVLAETHLENGRVQTVVIGLGLNGFNAVPGVGTSIQALIQPELAADPLNTLEGLAAIALYGLMQGYLHWQNQGDDAFLNDYQTRLANLGQGLTVDGQSAEVVGVAPSGNLRVRLISLPSDLPAVKTLEIEPGKVTLGYNA, encoded by the coding sequence ATGCCTGCTTATCAGGCACTGCGCCCTCGTTTCCACCTCCACTGGGTCGAGCAGATCGACTCCACTAACCGGGCACTGGCAGCCATGATGGCGGCTGGCGCTCCCGCCGGCACGGTGCTGGGGGCAGACATGCAGCAGGCGGGGCGGGGGCAGTGGGGCAGGCAGTGGCAGTCGCCCCCTGGGGGGCTGTACCTGTCGCTGGGGCTAAAGCCCGACCTGCCCGCCTGCCGCAGTCCCTACCTCACCCTGGCCAGCGCCTGGGGTGTGGCCACCAGTTTGGCCAACCTCGATCTGCCGGTACAGGTCAAGTGGCCCAACGATCTGGTGGCCGGGGGGAAAAAGCTGGGCGGCGTGCTGGCTGAAACCCACCTGGAGAACGGGCGGGTGCAAACGGTGGTGATTGGTCTAGGGCTGAATGGGTTTAATGCAGTTCCCGGCGTCGGTACGTCTATCCAGGCGCTAATTCAACCGGAACTGGCCGCCGACCCTTTGAATACCTTGGAAGGCCTGGCTGCGATCGCCCTCTACGGCCTCATGCAGGGCTATCTCCACTGGCAAAACCAGGGAGACGACGCCTTTTTGAACGACTACCAAACTCGTCTGGCCAATCTGGGCCAGGGCCTGACGGTGGACGGCCAGTCGGCAGAGGTCGTCGGGGTAGCCCCGTCGGGTAACCTACGGGTGCGGCTCATATCCCTACCCAGTGACTTGCCAGCGGTCAAAACGCTGGAGATTGAACCAGGTAAAGTAACTTTGGGCTACAATGCGTAG
- the pgeF gene encoding peptidoglycan editing factor PgeF: MAHWHWQSWQGQNFLTCDLLQDWPHGFFTRQFWPQTPEALTPGLDAAAAVQRVKQVHGNRVLAPVDLPAPGSAQPLAEADGLLSDRPGQALWVCSADCSPVLMGDRATGQVAAIHAGWRGTAQAIAAVAVGKLQAQGSRLEDLVVAIGPAIAGEVYQVSVDVAAAVGRTLVAEASEDDGAVVAALQQRPSPVLTDDTPGRARLDVRLANRWQLERLGLRREQVAIAPHCTFQDDRFFSYRRTGEKQVQWSGIVSRRAATP, translated from the coding sequence ATGGCACACTGGCATTGGCAGAGCTGGCAAGGGCAGAATTTTCTCACCTGTGACCTGCTGCAAGACTGGCCCCACGGCTTCTTTACCCGACAGTTTTGGCCCCAAACCCCGGAGGCGCTCACCCCTGGCCTAGACGCGGCGGCAGCGGTGCAGCGGGTGAAACAGGTGCACGGCAACCGGGTGCTGGCCCCGGTCGATCTACCGGCTCCCGGTTCAGCGCAGCCCTTGGCCGAGGCGGACGGTCTGCTGAGCGATCGCCCCGGTCAGGCCCTCTGGGTCTGCTCGGCGGACTGTAGCCCGGTCTTGATGGGCGATCGCGCCACCGGGCAGGTGGCAGCTATCCACGCGGGCTGGCGGGGTACGGCCCAGGCGATCGCGGCGGTGGCGGTGGGCAAGCTCCAGGCCCAGGGCAGCCGCTTAGAGGATTTAGTGGTGGCCATTGGCCCGGCGATCGCAGGAGAGGTCTACCAGGTGTCTGTCGATGTGGCCGCGGCGGTGGGGCGCACGCTGGTGGCAGAGGCCTCGGAGGACGATGGGGCTGTGGTAGCGGCCCTTCAGCAGCGGCCTTCCCCGGTGCTAACTGACGACACCCCCGGCAGGGCGCGGCTGGATGTGCGGCTGGCCAATCGGTGGCAGCTAGAGCGACTGGGGCTGAGGCGCGAACAGGTGGCGATCGCCCCCCACTGCACCTTTCAAGACGATCGATTCTTTTCCTACCGCCGCACGGGGGAAAAGCAGGTGCAGTGGTCGGGCATTGTCAGCCGCAGAGCCGCCACCCCTTAG
- a CDS encoding Ig-like domain-containing protein gives MARRRSRRSRSQPLDRLAIMAIAGLSLALGLLVLSGDHATARVRDFTWQDRQVGAEDQAFLLTFSRPMDVASVEQNLTLDPPLPGKVSWAGRRMAYTLTEPLPYGESFSVSLAGARDRYAATTDGASRFEPFQSRFETRPRAFLYIGAEGDEANRLVLADLSRQERTILTPRNLSVMAFKPYPLGDRVLFSASDINQAGNLLNQQIYTVTTGLTPRPPIDFMGPRPPLWQQLWPQRQAAPSGEIDLVLDNSTYQNLKFDLSADGQTIVVQRVNQQNPADFGPWIVRQGAAPQPIDTEPGGDFLIAPDSQSLLLLQGQGTAIIDLGAEQTRGPRQPLDFLPNYGRVLDVTADGSAAAMVNFNQDDPEKRFTESLFLVTNQGREEELLQVSGAIVDAQFDPTRQFLYVLASELVEAPAEADTLQADDAYVEQPLLLVITLVGGETRPLLRLPQQQRLHMSVAPDGRSLLIDLAGQTTPDSAAGNPVIWHLPLVQPAVSLQAAAAAEGFDSTAAAEPEGRTGGRDALGGDASPLPTVSDPEELPFSGLQATWLP, from the coding sequence ATGGCCCGTCGCCGCTCCCGCCGCTCTCGCTCTCAACCCCTCGATCGCCTGGCGATCATGGCGATCGCCGGTCTCTCCCTGGCCCTGGGTCTGCTGGTGCTCTCCGGCGATCACGCCACGGCGCGGGTGCGCGACTTTACCTGGCAAGACCGCCAGGTGGGGGCCGAAGATCAGGCCTTTTTGCTTACCTTTAGCCGCCCCATGGATGTGGCCAGCGTGGAGCAAAATCTCACCCTCGACCCGCCCCTGCCGGGCAAGGTGAGCTGGGCCGGGCGGCGCATGGCCTATACCCTGACCGAACCGCTGCCCTACGGGGAATCGTTTAGCGTCAGTTTGGCGGGGGCACGCGATCGCTACGCCGCCACCACCGACGGCGCTAGTCGATTTGAGCCCTTCCAAAGTCGGTTTGAAACCCGTCCCCGCGCCTTTCTGTATATTGGAGCTGAGGGCGATGAAGCCAACCGCCTGGTGCTGGCCGACCTGAGCCGCCAGGAGCGCACCATCCTCACCCCCAGAAACCTGTCGGTAATGGCCTTTAAACCCTATCCCCTGGGCGATCGGGTGCTGTTTTCGGCCAGCGACATCAACCAGGCCGGGAATCTGCTCAACCAGCAGATTTACACCGTGACTACGGGCCTCACCCCGCGCCCGCCCATCGACTTTATGGGGCCGCGTCCGCCCCTGTGGCAGCAGCTGTGGCCGCAGAGACAAGCTGCCCCGTCGGGGGAAATTGATCTGGTGCTCGACAACAGCACCTACCAAAACCTCAAGTTTGACCTCTCCGCCGACGGGCAGACCATCGTGGTGCAGCGGGTCAACCAGCAAAACCCCGCCGACTTTGGCCCCTGGATTGTGCGCCAGGGGGCTGCGCCCCAGCCAATCGACACCGAGCCCGGCGGCGACTTTCTAATTGCCCCCGACAGTCAGTCGCTGCTGCTGCTCCAGGGCCAGGGTACCGCCATCATTGACCTGGGAGCAGAGCAGACCCGCGGTCCCCGTCAACCCCTCGACTTTTTGCCCAACTACGGGCGAGTGCTCGATGTGACCGCCGATGGCTCTGCCGCCGCCATGGTCAACTTCAACCAGGACGACCCCGAGAAGCGTTTTACCGAATCCCTGTTCCTAGTTACCAATCAGGGTCGCGAAGAGGAGCTGTTGCAGGTGAGCGGGGCCATTGTCGATGCCCAATTTGACCCCACTCGCCAGTTTCTCTACGTGCTGGCCAGCGAACTGGTCGAAGCCCCCGCTGAGGCCGACACCCTTCAGGCTGACGATGCCTACGTCGAGCAGCCGCTGCTGCTGGTCATCACCCTGGTTGGGGGAGAAACCCGCCCTCTCCTCCGCCTGCCCCAGCAGCAGCGCCTGCACATGAGCGTGGCCCCCGACGGGCGATCGCTGCTGATCGACCTGGCGGGGCAAACCACCCCCGACAGCGCAGCCGGCAATCCGGTGATCTGGCACCTGCCTTTAGTGCAGCCAGCGGTCTCGCTCCAAGCCGCCGCCGCCGCCGAAGGTTTTGACTCCACCGCAGCCGCCGAGCCCGAGGGCCGTACAGGGGGCAGAGACGCCTTGGGAGGGGACGCTAGCCCTTTACCCACGGTCAGCGATCCTGAAGAGTTGCCCTTCAGCGGCCTCCAGGCTACCTGGCTACCCTAA
- a CDS encoding TIGR03943 family protein: MTLTPTSNGSRASRGRSLPWQALVDAAMLLLWGLMLLRFTVTGKLYLLLHPDYMWLAHLAMVLLLAMGVSRLVQVGLSYRRGTRQPIRSQEHVALLPRQFSVGLLIAIAVFGMVYTPRPFASETAFQRGITDVLGQTRSRPQRFSLGGDSEERTIVDWVRTLNVYPEPDAYAGQAVRVSGFVTHIPGWPDEFVMISRFVLTCCAADAYPVGLPVELPPDAARPAPDTWLEVEGTVQTSTLDGKRQLAIGDATLSEIPEPRTPYEY; this comes from the coding sequence ATGACTTTAACGCCGACATCTAACGGTTCTCGTGCCTCCAGGGGGCGATCGCTGCCCTGGCAGGCCCTGGTGGATGCCGCCATGCTGCTGCTGTGGGGGCTGATGCTGCTGCGCTTTACGGTGACGGGCAAGCTCTACCTGCTGCTGCACCCCGACTACATGTGGCTGGCCCACCTGGCCATGGTGCTGCTGCTGGCCATGGGGGTGAGCCGCCTGGTACAGGTGGGGCTCAGCTACCGCCGGGGAACCCGCCAGCCCATCCGCAGTCAAGAGCACGTGGCGCTGCTGCCCCGGCAGTTTAGCGTGGGCCTGCTGATTGCCATTGCGGTGTTTGGCATGGTCTATACGCCGCGCCCCTTTGCCAGCGAGACAGCGTTTCAGCGGGGTATTACCGACGTGCTGGGTCAGACGCGATCGCGGCCCCAGCGGTTTTCCCTCGGCGGCGACTCTGAAGAGCGCACCATTGTTGACTGGGTGCGCACCCTCAACGTCTACCCCGAGCCCGACGCCTACGCCGGCCAGGCCGTCAGGGTGAGCGGGTTTGTCACCCACATCCCCGGCTGGCCCGACGAATTTGTGATGATTTCGCGGTTTGTGCTCACCTGCTGTGCCGCCGATGCCTACCCTGTGGGTCTGCCGGTGGAGCTGCCCCCGGACGCCGCTCGCCCCGCCCCCGACACCTGGCTCGAGGTGGAGGGCACGGTGCAGACCAGCACCCTCGACGGCAAGCGCCAGCTCGCCATTGGCGACGCCACCCTGAGCGAAATTCCCGAACCCCGTACTCCCTACGAATATTAA
- a CDS encoding permease — translation MTQLNNGITLFFSLLVEAMPFLLLGVIFSSVLLLFVDEQKLLTLIPKNVVLAALAGSLIGFMFPVCECGNIPVARRLLTKGAPTAVAIGFLLAAPTVNPVVFWATWIAFRDQPEIVFLRVVFTLIVAVTIALIFSAQADVRPFLQDNLTRMMGEPEPVAAAPAAEISPLLKSGTFLMQSPGQVLQLDAPPAQVLAQVAVAAPPVATRLRMMVDNMVLELRELGAVLVIGSAIAAFVQVAVPREVILGLGQGPVTSIVAMMALAWVVSICSTVDSFFALSFASTFTSGALLAFLVFGPMIDLKNISLLLTVFKGRAILYLFVLAAQLVFLLTLVMNFYTG, via the coding sequence ATGACCCAACTCAACAACGGCATCACGCTCTTTTTCAGCCTGCTGGTGGAGGCCATGCCCTTCCTACTGCTGGGGGTAATTTTTTCTAGCGTTCTGCTGCTGTTTGTCGATGAGCAAAAGCTGCTGACGCTGATTCCTAAAAACGTGGTGCTGGCGGCACTGGCGGGCAGCCTGATTGGCTTTATGTTTCCGGTGTGCGAGTGCGGCAATATTCCGGTGGCCCGGCGGCTGCTGACCAAGGGCGCGCCGACGGCGGTGGCGATTGGCTTTTTGCTGGCGGCTCCGACGGTGAACCCGGTAGTGTTTTGGGCCACCTGGATTGCCTTTCGCGACCAGCCTGAAATTGTGTTTCTGCGGGTGGTGTTCACGCTGATTGTGGCAGTTACCATCGCCCTGATTTTCAGCGCCCAGGCCGACGTGCGCCCCTTTTTGCAGGACAATCTCACCCGCATGATGGGGGAGCCTGAGCCGGTGGCGGCAGCTCCAGCGGCGGAGATTTCACCGCTGCTCAAATCGGGCACCTTCTTGATGCAGTCGCCGGGGCAGGTATTGCAGCTCGATGCGCCGCCCGCCCAGGTGCTGGCTCAGGTGGCGGTAGCCGCTCCGCCTGTGGCCACCCGACTGCGGATGATGGTTGACAATATGGTGCTTGAGCTGCGGGAACTGGGGGCGGTGCTGGTGATCGGCAGCGCGATCGCCGCCTTTGTCCAGGTCGCCGTCCCCCGCGAGGTTATTTTGGGGCTGGGCCAGGGGCCGGTGACGTCCATTGTGGCGATGATGGCCCTGGCCTGGGTGGTGTCGATCTGCTCGACGGTGGATTCGTTCTTTGCGCTGTCCTTTGCCTCTACCTTTACCAGCGGGGCGCTGCTGGCGTTTTTGGTGTTTGGCCCGATGATCGATCTAAAAAACATCAGCCTGCTGCTGACGGTGTTTAAGGGGCGAGCTATTCTCTATTTATTTGTGCTGGCGGCGCAGCTGGTCTTTTTGCTCACCCTGGTGATGAACTTTTACACCGGCTAG
- a CDS encoding aldose epimerase — MFAVALKSDPYSTYVLSDTDTDTRLELVPDRGGIATRWQVEGQDMFYFDGDRFANPELSVRGGIPILFPICGNLPDNRYDLDGQTYSLKQHGFARDLPWRVTHQEVTEAASLTLTLTHSEATLALYPFAFQLAFTFKLRGHILELRQRFTNLSSRPMPFSTGLHPYFWVEDKSQLAFEIPSAEFRNHLTGGVEAFGGSFDFDQAEIDLAFQNLTAPAATVTDHHLGRRLTLSWSADYTRLVFWTVKGKDYYCLEPWTAPRNALNTGENLLVIEPQQTLETQVRMAVAFL, encoded by the coding sequence GTGTTTGCCGTTGCCTTAAAATCAGACCCTTACTCCACCTACGTTCTGTCTGATACCGACACCGACACCCGGCTAGAGCTGGTGCCCGATCGCGGCGGCATTGCCACCCGCTGGCAGGTGGAGGGGCAGGACATGTTTTACTTTGACGGCGATCGCTTTGCCAATCCCGAGCTATCGGTGCGGGGAGGCATTCCGATTCTGTTTCCCATCTGCGGCAATCTGCCCGATAACCGGTACGACCTGGACGGTCAGACCTACAGCCTGAAGCAGCACGGCTTCGCCCGCGACCTGCCCTGGCGCGTCACCCACCAGGAGGTGACCGAGGCGGCCAGCCTCACCCTGACCTTGACCCACAGTGAAGCTACCCTGGCCTTGTACCCCTTTGCCTTTCAGCTGGCTTTTACCTTTAAGCTGCGGGGCCACATTCTAGAGTTGCGGCAGCGGTTCACCAACCTTTCGAGCCGACCTATGCCGTTTTCTACCGGGCTGCACCCCTATTTTTGGGTAGAGGATAAATCTCAGCTAGCGTTTGAAATTCCCTCGGCGGAATTCCGCAACCACCTGACCGGCGGGGTTGAAGCCTTTGGGGGCAGCTTTGACTTTGACCAGGCCGAGATTGACCTGGCCTTTCAGAACCTGACGGCTCCGGCGGCGACGGTCACTGACCACCACCTGGGGCGACGGCTCACCCTGTCTTGGAGTGCTGACTACACCAGGCTGGTGTTTTGGACGGTGAAGGGCAAAGACTACTACTGTCTAGAGCCCTGGACGGCCCCCCGCAATGCTCTCAATACCGGGGAAAATCTGCTGGTGATTGAGCCGCAGCAAACCCTGGAGACCCAGGTGCGGATGGCGGTAGCTTTTTTATAG
- a CDS encoding CapA family protein, translated as MISAVVPPQPQVLSQGPLLQPPSVKERAAAGYFRDIALWLNQPLTPHGIFVQVQADRPGCLQLVVEFRQPPIKDRLLRFLCHRVWLLNSDLIEGIWVVARPLGHRRVLWQQRVKIVTPALKRRQLDLKAQAQRYAASAMPPKIRAARPPIQLSSKHLQTLRTFVLSGSAVAAFIMGCLLEVIISAPSPSLPQFSAQTEVLPAAGSGQAAPSTEPNALRREGAAPPVAAAGSSRSGGPNSKRPTVVDAALEPVGVIAHQPVTPAAADDVTLLFGGDISLEDIAPETLTAPGGFFADVAEYGQADLALVNLATPLATAATNLQEGLRHQTRADAVNLLVNSGVDIVNLTHSRLMDYGAEGLNETLTTLDSKGLYRIGAGRNALEARRPEVLDVKGKRIAYLSYAMGGSNAAHDTAVLKERAGASDQAIAKEVETFKAATAFKDRAGFNAQNMPEIVADIQALRQDVDWIVVNFRWVDHLSEQPNFMQTNLARLAIDQGADVVVGYHPTVIQGGEIYKGRPIAYSLGDFVFRPDEPLENQDSAVLKVSLKDEQMRVELVPVRVRDSLPKTLTGSESRQVLQRIEQASSQFDKPLQSPVVLDLSAPEAPPEAAGDPNSPFVSPEAEDILPVELEVEPSEAPQDSLKDAVDPASEDPASEASDGDGPAQSLEEPGVVPGEAQPAPAAPQAPELEVEFDGNLNLEDWGPKVSPEQREFKPVPPERSGDSSPSNSSGDRPSAEAPTPLPLPAPGKAEPVATAPPMSAPVVLPASDLGSPAWADTVPHLPAPAEDE; from the coding sequence ATGATTAGCGCGGTTGTTCCTCCCCAGCCTCAGGTGTTATCCCAGGGGCCATTGCTGCAGCCGCCCTCGGTGAAAGAACGGGCGGCGGCGGGTTACTTTCGCGACATTGCCCTATGGCTCAACCAGCCCCTGACTCCCCACGGGATTTTTGTGCAGGTGCAGGCCGATCGCCCTGGCTGTCTACAGCTGGTGGTGGAATTTCGTCAGCCGCCCATCAAGGATCGACTGCTGCGGTTTCTGTGCCACCGGGTGTGGTTGCTCAACTCAGATTTAATCGAAGGTATTTGGGTTGTCGCTCGCCCTCTGGGACACCGCCGGGTGCTGTGGCAGCAGCGCGTCAAGATTGTCACCCCGGCCCTGAAACGCCGCCAGCTCGATCTCAAAGCCCAGGCGCAGCGCTATGCGGCCTCGGCGATGCCGCCCAAAATTCGAGCGGCCCGTCCTCCCATCCAGCTGTCCAGTAAGCATCTGCAAACCCTCCGCACCTTTGTGCTGTCGGGGTCGGCGGTGGCGGCCTTTATCATGGGCTGTCTGCTCGAAGTGATCATCTCCGCCCCGTCGCCGTCACTGCCTCAGTTTTCGGCCCAGACCGAGGTGCTGCCCGCCGCAGGCTCTGGCCAGGCGGCACCCTCTACAGAGCCCAACGCCCTGAGAAGAGAGGGGGCAGCACCTCCCGTAGCGGCGGCGGGGTCGTCCAGGTCCGGTGGGCCTAACAGTAAACGGCCTACGGTGGTCGATGCTGCCCTTGAGCCCGTGGGCGTGATCGCCCACCAGCCGGTGACCCCTGCCGCCGCCGATGATGTCACTCTGCTGTTCGGCGGAGATATCTCTTTAGAAGACATTGCCCCGGAGACCCTCACGGCACCGGGCGGTTTCTTTGCTGATGTGGCCGAGTACGGCCAGGCCGATCTGGCGCTGGTCAACCTGGCTACGCCTCTGGCCACCGCTGCCACTAACCTCCAGGAAGGGCTGCGGCATCAGACTCGCGCCGACGCCGTCAATCTGCTGGTCAACAGCGGTGTAGATATTGTCAACCTCACCCACAGCCGCCTGATGGACTACGGAGCTGAGGGCCTCAACGAAACCCTCACTACCCTAGACAGCAAAGGGCTTTACCGCATTGGTGCCGGGCGCAATGCCCTCGAGGCGCGTCGCCCTGAGGTGCTGGATGTCAAGGGCAAGCGCATTGCCTACCTGAGCTACGCCATGGGGGGCAGCAACGCCGCCCACGACACGGCGGTGCTCAAAGAGCGGGCCGGGGCCAGCGATCAGGCGATCGCCAAAGAGGTAGAGACGTTCAAAGCCGCCACGGCCTTTAAAGACCGGGCTGGATTTAATGCCCAAAACATGCCCGAAATTGTGGCCGACATTCAGGCGCTGCGCCAGGACGTGGACTGGATTGTGGTGAACTTTCGCTGGGTTGACCACCTCAGTGAGCAGCCCAACTTTATGCAGACTAACCTGGCCCGGCTAGCGATTGACCAGGGGGCTGACGTGGTCGTGGGCTACCACCCCACGGTGATTCAGGGCGGTGAGATCTACAAGGGGCGACCCATCGCCTACTCCCTGGGCGACTTTGTGTTTCGCCCCGACGAACCCCTGGAAAACCAGGATTCGGCGGTGCTGAAGGTCTCGCTCAAGGATGAGCAAATGCGGGTCGAGCTGGTGCCGGTGCGCGTGCGCGACTCTCTCCCTAAAACCCTCACCGGCAGCGAGAGTCGCCAGGTTCTCCAGCGTATTGAGCAGGCCTCCTCTCAGTTTGACAAACCGCTTCAATCGCCCGTTGTGCTTGACCTCAGTGCGCCTGAAGCCCCGCCAGAGGCCGCTGGCGACCCCAACAGCCCCTTTGTGTCTCCCGAGGCGGAGGACATTTTGCCCGTTGAATTGGAGGTCGAACCTTCAGAGGCACCCCAGGACAGCTTGAAGGATGCAGTGGATCCAGCTTCTGAGGATCCAGCTTCTGAGGCGAGCGATGGCGATGGGCCCGCCCAGTCTTTGGAAGAGCCTGGGGTGGTGCCAGGGGAAGCCCAGCCAGCTCCGGCGGCACCCCAGGCTCCGGAGCTGGAGGTGGAATTTGACGGCAACTTGAACCTGGAGGATTGGGGCCCTAAGGTATCGCCAGAACAGCGGGAATTTAAGCCCGTGCCGCCGGAGCGCAGCGGGGACAGCTCACCCAGCAATTCTAGCGGCGATCGCCCCAGCGCCGAGGCTCCGACCCCGCTGCCGCTCCCCGCCCCAGGGAAGGCTGAGCCGGTGGCCACCGCGCCACCGATGTCTGCCCCGGTGGTGCTGCCCGCGAGTGACCTTGGCTCACCCGCCTGGGCGGACACCGTGCCCCACCTGCCCGCCCCGGCTGAGGACGAGTGA
- the argF gene encoding ornithine carbamoyltransferase — MSTPPLSGRDLLSLSDLSADELLELLAFATELKAGKHHPQFPQKVLGLLFRKASTRTRVSFSVAMYQLGGQVLDLHSGVTQVSRGEPTSDTARVLDRYLDVVAIRTFDQAEIQEFADYASIPVINALTDLEHPCQILADLLTIQEEFGTLKGLTLTYLGDGNNVAHSLLLGCAMVGMNVHIAGPEGYAPAPAVVAQANQLMEGNGRVLITTDPEVAVKGAQVLYTDVWASMGQESEADQRLPLFQPYQVNGDLLAQASREAIVLHCLPAHREEEITHEVLEGSASRVWDQAENRMHAQKALLASVLG, encoded by the coding sequence ATGTCCACACCACCCCTAAGCGGGCGCGACCTGCTGAGTCTGAGCGACCTGAGTGCCGACGAGCTGCTGGAGCTTTTGGCCTTTGCCACCGAGCTTAAGGCGGGTAAACACCACCCTCAGTTTCCCCAAAAGGTGCTGGGATTATTGTTTCGCAAAGCCTCCACTCGTACCCGCGTCAGCTTCTCGGTGGCGATGTATCAGCTGGGGGGGCAGGTGCTCGACCTGCACTCTGGGGTGACTCAGGTGAGCCGGGGCGAACCGACCAGCGATACGGCTCGGGTGCTCGATCGCTACCTGGACGTGGTAGCCATTCGCACCTTCGACCAGGCTGAAATTCAAGAATTTGCCGACTACGCTTCAATTCCTGTGATCAACGCCCTGACGGATCTGGAGCACCCCTGCCAGATCCTGGCCGACCTGCTCACCATTCAGGAGGAGTTTGGCACCCTCAAGGGCTTAACCCTGACCTACCTGGGAGACGGCAACAACGTGGCGCACTCCCTCCTGCTGGGTTGTGCCATGGTGGGCATGAATGTTCACATCGCCGGGCCAGAGGGCTATGCCCCCGCCCCAGCGGTTGTGGCGCAGGCCAATCAGCTCATGGAGGGAAACGGCAGAGTTCTGATTACCACTGACCCCGAGGTTGCAGTCAAAGGGGCCCAGGTGCTCTACACCGATGTCTGGGCCAGTATGGGCCAGGAGTCTGAGGCGGATCAGCGGCTGCCCCTGTTTCAGCCCTACCAGGTCAATGGTGATCTGCTGGCCCAGGCCAGTCGGGAGGCGATCGTGCTGCACTGTCTCCCGGCCCACCGGGAGGAAGAAATTACCCACGAGGTGCTTGAGGGCTCGGCCTCCCGGGTTTGGGATCAAGCGGAGAACCGGATGCACGCCCAGAAAGCTTTGCTGGCAAGCGTCCTCGGGTAG
- a CDS encoding chlorophyll a/b-binding protein translates to MTNFPKPSETREWGFTPTAESLNGRLAMLGFAVAVVIEALSGQGVLHFLNLI, encoded by the coding sequence ATGACTAACTTCCCCAAACCGTCCGAAACCCGCGAATGGGGCTTCACCCCTACCGCCGAAAGCCTCAACGGGCGACTGGCCATGCTGGGTTTTGCCGTTGCCGTTGTGATTGAAGCCCTCAGCGGTCAGGGCGTGCTGCACTTCTTGAATCTAATCTAG